In one window of Prevotella sp. E13-17 DNA:
- a CDS encoding glycoside hydrolase family 3 protein yields the protein MKKNLWMLTAILTTCGSLFFTSCSDDNTTTVPDVIEQQLQQMTLREKIGQMFMTRIESLDTTIHTHDYAPIKTQEVNQTMTNVNADYPVGGIILYAHNINDETQLTHFVSQIRSFKGAPMLCIDEEGGRVARIGNNPNFNVDKIQPMGTIGATGDPQQAYNAANYIGTYLYRYGFDVDFAPVADVNTNPDNIVIGARAFSDDPEVAATMVVSYLQGLKDAGITGCIKHFPGHGDTKADTHYGYAQSLKTWDEISNCEMIPFRAGINWGCQLIMTAHISLPNVSGADMPSTLSSYILQDKLRKEMGYKNVIVADAMEMGAITQQYNNVEATLLGIQAGLDIILNPYNLVEAFDAVVDAVNKGTISEARIDESVRRILKLKQSLRQPTSKK from the coding sequence ATGAAGAAAAATCTATGGATGCTTACCGCCATCCTGACAACCTGCGGTAGTTTGTTTTTTACTTCGTGTTCAGACGATAACACCACAACCGTTCCCGATGTCATAGAACAGCAACTGCAACAGATGACCCTTCGCGAGAAGATTGGTCAGATGTTCATGACCCGCATCGAGTCGCTCGACACCACCATCCACACCCATGACTATGCGCCCATAAAGACACAAGAGGTCAATCAGACTATGACCAACGTCAATGCCGATTATCCCGTTGGTGGCATCATCCTCTATGCTCACAACATCAACGACGAGACACAGCTGACACATTTCGTTTCACAGATACGCAGCTTTAAGGGAGCACCTATGCTCTGCATCGACGAGGAAGGCGGTCGCGTGGCACGCATCGGTAACAACCCCAACTTCAACGTTGACAAGATACAGCCCATGGGCACCATCGGAGCCACAGGCGACCCACAGCAGGCTTACAACGCTGCCAACTACATTGGTACTTATCTGTACCGCTATGGCTTCGACGTTGACTTTGCACCCGTTGCCGACGTCAACACCAACCCCGACAATATCGTCATTGGTGCCCGTGCTTTCAGCGACGACCCCGAAGTGGCCGCCACAATGGTTGTCAGTTATCTGCAGGGACTGAAAGACGCAGGCATCACCGGATGTATCAAGCACTTCCCCGGTCATGGCGACACCAAAGCCGACACGCACTATGGCTACGCCCAGTCACTGAAGACCTGGGACGAGATTAGCAACTGCGAGATGATACCCTTCCGTGCAGGTATCAACTGGGGCTGTCAGCTCATCATGACTGCTCATATCTCACTGCCCAACGTATCAGGAGCCGACATGCCCTCTACCCTTTCCAGCTACATTCTGCAAGACAAGCTTCGTAAGGAGATGGGCTATAAGAACGTCATCGTTGCCGACGCCATGGAGATGGGAGCCATCACTCAACAGTACAACAACGTAGAAGCCACGCTGCTGGGCATACAGGCAGGCCTTGACATCATCCTCAACCCCTACAACCTTGTAGAGGCCTTCGATGCCGTTGTCGATGCCGTCAACAAGGGCACCATCAGCGAAGCGCGCATCGACGAGAGCGTGCGACGCATCCTGAAGCTGAAGCAGAGCCTGCGTCAGCCCACCAGCAAGAAATAA
- a CDS encoding OmpH family outer membrane protein — MTLVMLMVLHASFFALHSMAQKFALVDMDYIFKNIPAYERANEQLSQVSKKWQAEVDALTTEAQTMYKNYQNEVVFLSKEQKKAKQDAIMEKEKQAADLKKKYFGPEGELFKKRTALMTPIQDEVYNAIKDVADFRGYQLVLDRASDTGIIFGSPKIDISEEVLKKLGYSY; from the coding sequence ATGACATTAGTCATGCTAATGGTTCTTCACGCTTCATTCTTCGCTCTTCACTCAATGGCACAGAAGTTTGCCTTGGTAGATATGGACTATATCTTCAAGAACATCCCCGCCTATGAGCGAGCCAACGAGCAACTCTCACAGGTGTCAAAGAAATGGCAAGCCGAAGTTGACGCTCTGACAACCGAAGCACAGACCATGTACAAGAACTACCAGAACGAGGTGGTATTTCTCTCAAAAGAACAAAAGAAGGCAAAGCAGGATGCCATCATGGAAAAAGAGAAGCAGGCTGCCGACTTAAAGAAGAAATATTTCGGTCCCGAGGGCGAGTTGTTTAAAAAACGCACCGCACTCATGACCCCCATACAAGACGAGGTCTATAACGCCATCAAGGACGTGGCCGACTTCCGTGGCTACCAGTTAGTTCTTGACCGTGCCAGCGACACAGGCATCATCTTCGGTTCGCCAAAGATAGACATCAGCGAAGAGGTGCTCAAGAAGTTGGGTTACTCTTATTAA
- a CDS encoding outer membrane protein assembly factor: MKKTRLIICTTVLLLQASLFSLSAQNTIVNPDISYAGTPRQCTIGGIRTEGVEGYEDYVLINLSGLSVGQQIEVPGAEITEGVKRYWKHGLFSKVSITADSIVDSRVYLCIHLALRPRISAINYTGVKKSEREDLESKLGMAKGMSLTKNLIDRAKILAKKYFDDKGYKNAEIEISQHDDVTGKNQVVLDVNIDKKDKMKIRHLILDGNKQLSDSKIKGSLFRKGAFGKIHEAGKLSSFLKSKKFTPERYQEAKEKLIERYNELGFRDATIEEDSIWNNDEKHLNIYLKIDEGQKYYLRNISWVGNTVVNTDYLDAVLGMKKGDVYNQKLMDKRLKTDDDAVGNYYYNNGYVFSSVDPTEINIVEDSIDIEIRIHEDRQAHLSHVRIFGNDRLYEEVVRRELRTKPGDLFNKEALTRSYRDIASMGYFDAEAIDPKVEPNYEDGTVDINWNLEQKSNDQLELSLGWGQTGIIGRVGIKFNNFSLRNLLGKNKLHRGILPAGDGEQIGLSFQTNGRYYSSLSGNYSTGWFGGKRPNAFNIGAYYSKQSDVSSNYYNQSWMNSYMYSSYGYGMYNGGYYNNYESFLDDDKYVKLFGLSVGWGKRLRWPDDYFQFSATLAYQRYMLKDWRYFLISNGNSNNLNLSLALTRTSTDNPLFPRHGSEFSLSVTLTPPWSLFDGKDYKNLALASTYEHDQERYQAEQQEKYRWVEYHKWKFKSRTFTALTGGQKCFVLMTRVEFGLLGAYNQHKKSPFETFYVGGDGMSGYSTSYAEETIGLRGYENGSLSYSANVKAGTTGGYGYYDAYAYDRFTLELRYPFMLGNTTIYGLTFLEGGNAWANTRSFNPFDMKRSAGIGVRIYLPMVGLMGIDWAYGFDKVYNGSGWNKGGSQFHFILGQEF, encoded by the coding sequence ATGAAGAAGACGAGACTCATAATCTGCACAACTGTTCTCCTTCTGCAGGCATCACTATTCTCTTTAAGCGCACAGAACACCATTGTCAATCCCGACATCTCTTATGCGGGAACACCACGCCAGTGCACCATCGGGGGCATCAGGACTGAAGGTGTGGAAGGCTACGAGGATTATGTGCTCATCAACTTATCAGGTCTCTCCGTTGGTCAACAAATCGAAGTACCAGGTGCTGAGATTACTGAAGGCGTGAAACGCTACTGGAAGCACGGACTGTTCTCAAAGGTGTCTATCACCGCCGACTCTATCGTTGACTCACGTGTCTATCTCTGCATCCATTTGGCTTTACGCCCTCGCATCTCTGCCATTAACTATACTGGCGTAAAAAAGAGCGAGCGCGAAGACCTTGAGTCGAAACTTGGCATGGCAAAAGGCATGAGTTTAACCAAGAACCTTATTGACCGTGCAAAGATTCTAGCCAAGAAGTATTTCGACGACAAAGGTTATAAGAATGCAGAGATTGAGATATCACAACATGACGACGTGACTGGCAAGAATCAGGTTGTACTGGATGTAAACATCGACAAGAAAGATAAGATGAAGATACGTCACCTTATCTTAGATGGTAACAAGCAACTCTCTGACAGTAAGATTAAAGGTAGCTTGTTCAGAAAAGGTGCCTTTGGCAAGATTCATGAAGCAGGCAAATTGTCGTCTTTCCTGAAATCAAAGAAGTTCACCCCCGAACGCTACCAAGAGGCCAAAGAGAAACTCATTGAACGCTATAACGAGCTGGGCTTCCGCGATGCTACCATCGAGGAGGACTCTATCTGGAACAACGACGAGAAACACCTTAACATCTACCTAAAGATCGACGAAGGACAGAAATACTACCTCCGTAACATCTCATGGGTTGGTAACACCGTGGTAAACACCGACTACCTTGATGCTGTTCTTGGCATGAAGAAGGGTGACGTGTACAACCAGAAACTGATGGACAAGCGCCTGAAAACCGATGATGACGCCGTTGGCAACTACTATTACAATAATGGTTACGTATTCTCCAGCGTTGACCCAACGGAAATCAATATCGTTGAAGACTCTATCGATATTGAAATACGTATCCACGAGGATCGTCAGGCACATCTGAGCCATGTGCGCATCTTTGGTAACGACCGCCTCTACGAAGAAGTCGTACGTCGTGAGTTGCGCACCAAGCCCGGTGACTTATTTAACAAAGAGGCTTTGACACGTTCCTACCGCGATATTGCCTCTATGGGTTACTTTGACGCCGAGGCTATCGACCCGAAGGTGGAACCCAACTACGAAGACGGCACAGTAGATATCAACTGGAATCTGGAGCAGAAGTCTAACGACCAGCTGGAGCTCTCACTGGGTTGGGGACAGACAGGTATCATCGGCCGCGTAGGTATTAAGTTCAACAACTTCTCGCTGCGCAACCTTTTGGGAAAGAACAAACTGCACCGCGGCATCCTGCCTGCAGGCGACGGCGAACAGATCGGCCTCAGCTTCCAGACCAACGGTCGCTACTATAGTTCACTGAGCGGTAACTACTCTACAGGTTGGTTTGGCGGCAAGCGTCCTAACGCCTTTAACATTGGTGCCTACTACTCTAAGCAGAGCGACGTGTCGAGCAACTACTATAACCAGTCGTGGATGAACAGCTATATGTACTCATCTTATGGTTACGGCATGTATAATGGTGGCTACTACAACAACTACGAGAGTTTCCTTGACGACGACAAATACGTGAAACTGTTCGGACTGTCTGTAGGATGGGGTAAGCGTCTGCGCTGGCCCGATGACTACTTCCAGTTCTCGGCCACCCTGGCCTATCAGCGCTATATGCTGAAAGACTGGCGTTATTTCCTCATTTCTAATGGTAACTCAAACAACCTCAACCTGTCTTTGGCACTCACACGAACATCGACAGACAACCCCCTGTTCCCACGTCATGGTTCAGAGTTCTCGCTTAGCGTAACTCTCACCCCACCCTGGTCACTCTTTGACGGCAAGGACTACAAGAACCTGGCTCTGGCATCAACTTACGAGCATGACCAGGAACGCTACCAGGCCGAACAGCAGGAGAAATACCGTTGGGTTGAGTATCATAAGTGGAAGTTCAAGAGCCGCACGTTTACTGCCCTCACCGGTGGTCAGAAGTGCTTCGTGCTGATGACCCGCGTAGAGTTCGGTTTGCTGGGAGCCTACAACCAGCACAAGAAGTCACCTTTCGAGACTTTCTATGTGGGTGGCGACGGTATGAGTGGATACAGCACCAGCTATGCTGAGGAGACTATCGGCCTTCGCGGTTACGAGAATGGTTCTCTCTCTTATTCTGCCAACGTAAAAGCTGGAACAACTGGTGGATATGGTTACTATGATGCCTATGCCTACGACCGCTTCACTCTGGAACTTCGCTATCCCTTCATGCTAGGCAACACGACCATCTATGGTCTCACCTTCCTCGAGGGTGGTAATGCCTGGGCCAACACCCGCAGTTTCAATCCCTTCGACATGAAGCGTTCTGCCGGTATCGGCGTACGCATCTACTTGCCTATGGTTGGTTTGATGGGTATCGACTGGGCCTATGGTTTCGACAAGGTGTACAATGGCTCTGGATGGAACAAGGGCGGCAGCCAGTTCCACTTCATCTTAGGACAAGAATTTTAA
- the murI gene encoding glutamate racemase has protein sequence MKLPSTAGPIGIFDSGYGGLTILHGIRQLLPDYDYLYLGDNARAPYGPRSFDVVYEFTRQAVLRLFEMGCHLVVLGCNTASAKALRTIQQVDLPQWDSNRRVLGVIRPTAEVIGSLTHSRHVGVLATEGTIKSESYNLEIHKLHPDITVSGVACPFWVPLVEYNEADSPGADYFVKKRIDQIMRLDPEIDTIILGCTHYPLLMPKILKYLPSGVRVVPQGEYVADSLKHYLQRHADLDSLCSKGATVHYLTTENPQKFKEQAQIFLHEPVEVENITLG, from the coding sequence ATGAAGCTTCCCTCCACAGCCGGTCCCATCGGCATCTTCGATAGCGGATATGGCGGACTGACCATCCTGCATGGCATTCGTCAACTGCTGCCCGACTACGACTACCTGTATCTCGGCGATAATGCCCGTGCACCCTATGGTCCACGTTCTTTCGACGTGGTCTATGAGTTCACCAGACAGGCTGTGTTGCGACTTTTCGAGATGGGCTGCCACTTGGTCGTCCTGGGGTGCAACACCGCCTCAGCGAAGGCGCTACGCACCATCCAGCAGGTCGATCTGCCACAGTGGGATTCCAACCGTCGTGTGCTGGGCGTCATCCGTCCCACAGCCGAAGTCATTGGTTCGCTCACCCATAGCCGTCATGTAGGCGTGCTGGCCACCGAAGGCACCATCAAGAGCGAGAGCTATAACTTAGAAATCCACAAGCTGCATCCAGACATCACCGTCTCGGGTGTGGCTTGTCCTTTTTGGGTACCACTGGTAGAGTATAACGAGGCCGACAGTCCCGGTGCCGACTATTTCGTCAAGAAGCGCATCGACCAAATCATGCGCCTCGACCCAGAGATAGACACCATCATCCTCGGCTGCACGCACTACCCGTTGCTGATGCCCAAGATACTGAAGTATCTGCCCTCAGGCGTCCGCGTCGTTCCACAAGGTGAGTATGTGGCCGACAGCCTGAAGCACTATCTGCAGCGCCATGCCGACCTAGACAGCCTCTGTTCGAAAGGCGCCACAGTCCACTATCTCACCACCGAGAATCCCCAGAAGTTCAAGGAGCAAGCGCAAATCTTCCTCCACGAACCCGTAGAGGTGGAAAACATCACCCTTGGCTGA
- a CDS encoding OmpH family outer membrane protein: MKKIILCAICAICSFTAASAQSAPKFGHVNTQEIIQAMPEFTAARTEIEKLTQQYEADLKSMQEELQKKAEAFEKEEATLPENIKTRRNQELQDLYQRIQQTYQDNQQALGKAQQEKMQGIQTKVLDAIKAVGQEGGYVYIMDTTAGIPFISTTLSTDVTASVKAKLGLK, translated from the coding sequence ATGAAAAAGATTATTCTTTGCGCTATTTGCGCCATTTGCAGCTTCACTGCTGCATCAGCACAGAGTGCTCCTAAGTTCGGCCACGTAAACACCCAGGAGATTATCCAGGCCATGCCCGAGTTTACTGCAGCCCGCACTGAGATCGAGAAACTCACACAGCAGTACGAGGCCGACCTCAAGTCTATGCAGGAAGAACTGCAGAAGAAGGCAGAAGCCTTCGAGAAGGAAGAGGCTACTCTGCCCGAGAACATCAAGACCCGTCGCAACCAAGAGTTGCAGGACCTCTACCAGCGCATACAGCAGACCTACCAGGACAACCAGCAGGCTCTTGGCAAGGCTCAGCAGGAGAAGATGCAGGGCATCCAGACCAAGGTGCTCGATGCCATCAAGGCCGTTGGTCAGGAGGGTGGCTATGTTTACATCATGGACACCACAGCCGGCATTCCCTTCATCAGCACCACACTTTCAACCGATGTAACTGCTTCTGTCAAAGCTAAGCTGGGTCTGAAATAA
- a CDS encoding OmpH family outer membrane protein — protein sequence MKKYLLLIMMMVSLPLLAQESSDTTIVTPRHPVICIGYLSYDDALTTMPEYEGVQQQMKDLRAAYEAEMKRVEKEFNTKYEAFLDGQKDFPRTILLKRQTELQELLERNIQFKKQGREDIQKAERDAMAPLKLKLKEAIAKVAQEQGLALVVNTDSNACPFIEPQMAVDITLDVKELLNQTK from the coding sequence ATGAAGAAATACCTATTATTAATCATGATGATGGTGTCGCTGCCTCTTCTGGCTCAGGAGAGTAGCGACACCACCATCGTTACCCCGCGTCATCCCGTCATCTGTATTGGCTATCTGAGCTACGACGACGCTCTTACGACCATGCCCGAGTACGAAGGTGTGCAACAGCAGATGAAGGACCTTCGTGCGGCTTACGAAGCCGAGATGAAACGCGTAGAGAAAGAGTTCAACACTAAGTATGAGGCATTCCTCGACGGACAGAAGGACTTCCCACGCACCATTCTCTTGAAGCGACAGACCGAACTGCAGGAACTTCTGGAGCGCAATATCCAGTTCAAGAAGCAAGGACGCGAAGATATTCAAAAGGCCGAACGCGATGCGATGGCACCACTAAAGCTCAAACTGAAAGAGGCTATTGCCAAGGTGGCACAAGAACAAGGACTGGCCCTCGTGGTGAATACCGACTCAAATGCCTGTCCTTTCATCGAACCCCAGATGGCCGTTGACATCACCCTCGACGTCAAGGAACTACTGAATCAAACCAAATGA
- a CDS encoding hybrid sensor histidine kinase/response regulator transcription factor has translation MMTRRNELRLLLLCPLLLLAMVIRADGIRFQHISSQKGLPHQQVEAIAQDGNGYIWFGTRNGLARYDGYGMRTYFHDDGNPHSLRHNFIKDLFIDSKHRLWIGTEEGISRYRNTTNDFVNYDYPDRQVPCITETTSGRIIAAGADVYVYDEENDRFNAIPSIGEGFNLAVAADRRGRVFVATNNSIYYYDKDMKRIEHLPSEYYDFLTGADGICPLFFDTSNRLWIGRNGKGVEVIDLKSRQMKIYEPQVLSDGTVRVIREDASHNIWLGTEQGITIIRQDGQIDIIRQDLSNKDLLSDNAIYDIIFDRDNNAWIGTYFGGVDLLLQNNSTFQWIVPGKEPYNLRGKVARMMAEVGQSMIWIATEDGGLNILDMQKRVLHPFTAIPEIGTNIHSLYYDEHTGDMWIGTFRNSLFRYNLNSKAKKRYELVPGFTSNSVFSFAKQRDGQLWVATTQGLRRYDDKSDSFLKIGHDFLDNHFVYTLTADDANNIWAGTTSNGFFRIDGKTGKVKAWKASSSKEGLKDNYVTSIYVAKDGVVWLGTNNNGLQTFHPKTGKFYQIEGEPTLQQCTVCSIIGDSYGNIWISTSRGLFRYDSRTRALTRFTTENGLPTNQFNFSSSLCCSNGTLYFGTVDGLVCFNPKKLDGGKVAYKVFLKQLTINGKLVDAGMNDSPLVKELNATSKVTLSYEQSRSFAIDYGVIIPANNSSINYQIWVEGIHETWQEAGNEHRFTAYNLAPGTYVLHLRANNSSENWDQCPETVLQIVVKPPFYRSKWAYVFYLIILVLIVGYIQRQYTHRMEARNQTRMALMEKEKIEELDKAKSSFFTTVSHELKTPLSLIVAPLKSIHRENIPEDERKHLDMAIHNTGKMEELINELVTFNKVESDNFPFYLQKGDPLAFIHRVTAAFQDVAREKSIAFYVRCEDNGEEVWFSPFYVERILNNLLTNAFKYTKNGGEVIVNAAIKNREGDIFNYLFFEVIDNGIGIVKEEQQNIFNRFYQTPRGVSVGTTGWGIGLSLVKRLVEIHKGFIGLESEVNRGSDFQVWVNVDRRAFDEKSLVGDAKTLASIDDYHIAKVTTSFFPATEQTEDGEEKKNAILIVEDNDELRLFLADYLSPHFRVFTARDGDEGLKMAQSNDVMLIISDVMMPRMDGIEMCHRLKSDVATSHIPVILLTAKNQQQDFIEGYQSGAEAYIPKPFDPQALDLQVNNMIQLLKARQDALLKTPVEEEKEVPHLNKLDQEFIVRINAYIDQNICNGDLCVADITSEMNVSRTLLHVKMKSLFNMSISEYINHKRIQYACRLMDEGYKVSETAYRSGFSDPNYFSKKFKKFTGKSPTDYIKEH, from the coding sequence ATGATGACGAGAAGAAACGAACTCCGGTTACTCCTGTTATGCCCATTGCTCCTTCTGGCAATGGTCATACGGGCTGACGGTATTCGTTTCCAGCACATCTCCAGTCAGAAAGGCCTGCCGCACCAGCAGGTTGAGGCTATTGCTCAGGATGGCAATGGCTATATTTGGTTTGGCACACGTAATGGTCTGGCACGTTACGACGGCTACGGCATGCGAACCTATTTCCACGATGATGGCAACCCTCATTCTCTGCGCCATAATTTCATCAAGGATCTTTTTATTGACAGTAAGCACCGTCTGTGGATAGGTACGGAAGAGGGTATCAGTCGATATCGCAATACGACGAACGACTTCGTGAACTACGACTACCCAGACCGACAGGTGCCTTGTATCACGGAGACAACATCCGGGCGTATCATTGCAGCCGGAGCCGATGTATATGTCTATGATGAGGAGAACGACCGTTTCAATGCGATACCATCGATAGGTGAGGGCTTCAATCTTGCTGTGGCTGCCGACAGAAGAGGACGGGTATTCGTGGCCACCAACAATTCCATCTACTATTATGATAAAGACATGAAGCGCATAGAGCATCTGCCATCGGAATACTACGACTTCCTGACGGGAGCTGATGGTATATGTCCTTTGTTCTTCGACACGAGTAATCGCTTGTGGATAGGACGTAATGGAAAAGGTGTGGAGGTCATCGACCTCAAGAGCCGGCAGATGAAGATATATGAGCCGCAGGTGCTGTCGGACGGCACGGTCCGGGTGATACGTGAGGATGCCTCGCACAATATATGGTTGGGAACGGAGCAAGGCATCACCATTATCCGACAGGACGGACAGATAGACATCATCCGACAGGACTTGTCGAACAAGGATTTGCTTTCTGACAATGCCATCTACGACATCATCTTCGATCGTGATAATAACGCTTGGATAGGTACCTATTTCGGTGGCGTTGACCTGTTGCTGCAAAACAATAGCACCTTCCAATGGATTGTGCCTGGCAAGGAACCATACAACCTGCGTGGTAAGGTGGCACGCATGATGGCCGAGGTGGGACAGAGTATGATTTGGATTGCTACGGAAGATGGCGGACTGAACATCTTGGACATGCAGAAGAGGGTGCTACATCCCTTTACAGCCATTCCTGAGATAGGCACGAACATCCATAGCCTTTATTACGACGAGCATACGGGCGACATGTGGATAGGTACCTTCCGCAATAGCTTGTTCAGGTATAATCTGAACAGCAAAGCGAAGAAACGTTATGAGCTGGTTCCTGGATTTACGTCAAACAGCGTGTTCAGCTTTGCCAAGCAGCGAGACGGACAACTGTGGGTGGCTACGACACAGGGACTACGCAGGTATGATGACAAGTCGGACTCGTTCTTGAAGATAGGACATGACTTTCTGGATAACCATTTTGTCTATACGCTGACAGCCGATGATGCGAATAATATCTGGGCGGGAACAACCTCCAATGGATTCTTTCGTATTGATGGCAAGACGGGCAAGGTGAAGGCATGGAAAGCATCTTCATCTAAGGAAGGGTTGAAAGACAACTACGTGACGAGTATCTATGTGGCTAAAGACGGTGTCGTTTGGTTGGGCACAAACAACAACGGACTGCAGACGTTCCATCCGAAAACGGGTAAGTTCTATCAGATTGAAGGCGAACCAACGCTACAGCAATGCACCGTTTGCAGCATCATTGGCGATAGCTATGGGAACATATGGATTAGCACCAGCCGTGGCCTGTTCCGCTATGATTCCAGGACACGGGCGCTGACGCGGTTTACAACAGAGAACGGATTACCCACGAATCAGTTTAATTTCTCTTCTTCTCTTTGCTGTTCTAATGGTACCCTTTACTTTGGAACAGTCGATGGACTGGTCTGTTTCAATCCGAAGAAACTGGACGGCGGTAAGGTGGCTTATAAGGTGTTCCTCAAGCAGTTGACCATCAACGGAAAGCTGGTGGATGCGGGCATGAACGATTCGCCGTTGGTAAAGGAACTGAATGCGACGAGTAAAGTAACGCTTTCCTATGAGCAAAGTCGCTCTTTTGCCATTGACTATGGTGTTATCATCCCTGCCAATAACAGTAGCATCAACTATCAGATATGGGTGGAGGGTATTCATGAGACGTGGCAGGAGGCTGGCAACGAGCATCGTTTTACGGCTTATAATCTGGCTCCTGGCACTTATGTGCTGCATCTCAGGGCAAACAATAGCAGTGAGAACTGGGATCAGTGTCCGGAGACGGTGCTACAGATTGTTGTGAAGCCACCCTTCTATCGCTCTAAATGGGCTTACGTCTTTTATCTCATCATACTGGTACTCATCGTGGGCTACATACAACGGCAGTACACACACCGTATGGAGGCGCGCAACCAGACAAGGATGGCGCTGATGGAGAAAGAGAAGATAGAGGAATTGGACAAGGCGAAGTCGAGCTTCTTTACGACGGTGTCTCACGAACTGAAGACCCCGCTTTCGCTGATTGTCGCCCCCTTGAAAAGCATTCACCGTGAAAACATTCCTGAGGATGAACGCAAGCATCTGGATATGGCCATTCATAACACGGGGAAGATGGAGGAACTTATCAACGAGCTGGTGACCTTTAACAAGGTGGAAAGCGACAACTTCCCCTTTTATTTGCAGAAAGGTGACCCGCTGGCGTTCATCCACCGTGTGACAGCTGCCTTCCAGGATGTGGCACGCGAGAAGAGCATCGCCTTCTATGTGCGCTGTGAGGATAATGGCGAGGAGGTGTGGTTCTCGCCGTTCTATGTAGAGCGTATCTTAAACAACCTCCTGACTAATGCCTTTAAATATACGAAGAACGGTGGCGAGGTGATCGTTAATGCTGCGATAAAGAATCGCGAGGGCGATATCTTTAACTACCTGTTCTTTGAGGTGATAGACAATGGTATAGGCATTGTGAAGGAAGAGCAGCAGAACATCTTCAATCGGTTCTATCAGACGCCTCGCGGTGTCTCTGTTGGTACAACGGGATGGGGTATCGGACTTTCGCTGGTGAAGCGCCTGGTGGAGATTCATAAGGGTTTCATTGGTTTGGAAAGCGAGGTAAACAGGGGCTCCGACTTTCAGGTATGGGTGAATGTGGACAGACGTGCTTTCGACGAGAAGAGTCTGGTTGGCGATGCTAAGACGCTCGCATCTATCGACGACTATCATATTGCTAAGGTTACCACGTCGTTCTTTCCTGCCACAGAACAGACCGAAGATGGTGAGGAAAAGAAGAATGCCATCCTCATTGTGGAGGACAACGATGAGTTGCGGCTGTTCTTGGCCGACTATCTCTCGCCTCATTTCCGCGTTTTCACAGCGCGTGATGGCGATGAGGGCTTGAAGATGGCACAGTCAAACGACGTGATGCTGATTATCAGCGATGTGATGATGCCACGCATGGATGGTATAGAGATGTGCCATCGGTTGAAGAGCGATGTGGCCACCTCGCACATTCCCGTCATCCTGCTGACGGCTAAGAATCAGCAGCAGGACTTTATTGAGGGCTATCAGAGTGGTGCTGAGGCTTATATTCCAAAGCCTTTCGATCCGCAGGCACTCGACCTTCAGGTGAACAATATGATTCAGCTCTTGAAGGCTCGTCAGGATGCTTTGCTCAAGACGCCCGTTGAAGAGGAGAAGGAAGTGCCGCATCTGAACAAGCTGGACCAGGAGTTTATTGTGCGCATCAATGCCTATATAGATCAGAATATCTGCAACGGTGACCTTTGTGTGGCTGATATCACCTCCGAGATGAACGTCAGTCGCACGCTGCTTCATGTTAAGATGAAGAGTCTTTTCAATATGTCTATCAGTGAGTATATCAACCACAAGCGCATACAGTATGCCTGCCGATTGATGGACGAAGGCTATAAAGTGTCGGAGACGGCTTATCGCAGCGGATTCTCTGACCCTAACTATTTCTCAAAGAAGTTCAAGAAGTTTACTGGAAAGAGTCCTACGGATTATATCAAGGAACATTAA